A genomic segment from Polyangium mundeleinium encodes:
- a CDS encoding BolA family protein — translation MSRQERIEQKLSEALAPVVLTVENESKNHNVPAGSETHFKVLIVSPTFEGLGTIERHRKVHTALATELRSGLHALTIRALTPAQFEAEGAPGFQSPPCLGGSKHDKT, via the coding sequence GTGTCGCGCCAAGAGAGAATCGAGCAGAAGCTCTCCGAGGCCCTCGCGCCCGTGGTCCTCACGGTCGAGAACGAGAGCAAGAACCACAACGTGCCCGCGGGCTCCGAGACGCACTTCAAGGTGCTGATCGTGAGCCCCACCTTCGAAGGCCTCGGCACGATCGAGAGGCACCGCAAGGTGCACACGGCCCTCGCCACGGAGCTGCGCTCCGGCCTGCACGCGCTCACGATCCGCGCGCTCACGCCCGCGCAGTTCGAGGCCGAGGGCGCCCCAGGTTTCCAGTCGCCACCCTGCCTCGGCGGCTCGAAGCACGACAAGACGTGA
- a CDS encoding metallophosphoesterase family protein, producing the protein MLTLGLITDLHFGPEAGFAGKLRKLTRSAPGLAKAFVARMNEVVHPDLVVNLGDDIEDEAHDADLARYAACVNLLRGARAELVNVAGNHDTAHLAPSELLSVWQRPDLDRLYHAFDRGGFHFVVLHTRERKDQDVTVGEEQLRWLREDLAATRAPTVVLMHHSAADQDLRGNRWFEGSPHICLVEERRALRTILRESGVVRAVFNGHLHWNHLDVVDGIPFITLQSLIENLDDDAPGRPAAAHAVVHLEPNRVVVKVEGAERATYQFEA; encoded by the coding sequence ATGCTCACGCTCGGCCTGATCACCGATCTCCACTTCGGCCCCGAAGCTGGATTCGCGGGCAAGTTGCGCAAGCTCACCCGCAGCGCGCCCGGCCTCGCCAAGGCCTTCGTCGCCCGCATGAACGAAGTCGTCCACCCCGACCTCGTCGTGAACCTCGGCGACGACATCGAAGACGAGGCCCACGACGCCGACCTCGCCCGCTACGCCGCCTGCGTAAATCTGCTCCGCGGCGCGCGCGCCGAGCTCGTGAACGTCGCAGGCAACCACGACACCGCGCACCTCGCGCCATCGGAGCTCCTCTCCGTCTGGCAGCGCCCCGATCTCGATCGGCTCTACCACGCGTTCGATCGCGGCGGCTTCCACTTCGTCGTGCTCCACACGCGCGAGCGCAAGGATCAAGACGTCACCGTGGGCGAGGAGCAACTCCGCTGGCTACGCGAGGATCTCGCCGCCACACGCGCGCCGACGGTGGTCCTCATGCACCACAGCGCAGCCGATCAGGATCTCCGCGGCAACCGCTGGTTCGAGGGCTCGCCGCACATCTGTCTCGTCGAGGAGCGGCGCGCGCTCCGGACCATCCTGCGCGAGAGCGGCGTCGTGCGCGCCGTCTTCAACGGGCACCTGCACTGGAACCACCTCGACGTGGTCGACGGCATCCCATTCATCACGCTGCAAAGCCTCATCGAAAACCTCGACGACGACGCCCCCGGCCGCCCCGCCGCCGCACACGCCGTCGTGCACCTCGAACCAAACCGCGTCGTCGTGAAGGTCGAAGGCGCAGAGCGCGCGACGTATCAGTTCGAGGCGTGA
- a CDS encoding aldehyde dehydrogenase family protein has translation MLELVVDNPYTLDVAVRRPLAEAGEVDQALDAAQAAARAFAGTPVKDRVALCLAAIARMEERAEAIAADITAMMGKPLRQARGEVGGMAKRARYMASIAEASLADTVLPPQEGFERRIARAPLGVVFNLPAWNYPLLTAVNVVIPAVLAGNAVLLKHSPRSPLCGEHFADALRDAGAPAGLVQALHCDHEMAGRIVADPRVDHVAFTGSVAGGHKVYAAAAAARFVDVGLELGGKDAAYVAADADLDKAIENIVDGACYNAGQSCCAVERAYVHRSLYEKFVEGCLALMKAYRLGDPTAAETNMGPIAQPHHPAFIQGQIDRAVAAGARVLLGGKRTQVDGRGRFFEPTLLVNVDPRMDVMRIETFGPVLPIMSVDSDEEAVALANDSDLGLTASIWTRDRARAEHLAKQLDVGTVYMNQCDTLDPALPWTGVKDSGKGSSLSALGFLHLTRPKALNFKL, from the coding sequence ATGCTGGAGCTCGTGGTCGACAACCCCTACACCCTCGACGTGGCCGTCAGACGCCCGCTCGCCGAAGCCGGTGAGGTGGACCAGGCCCTGGACGCCGCCCAGGCCGCCGCCCGGGCCTTCGCCGGGACACCCGTGAAGGACCGGGTGGCCCTCTGCCTCGCGGCCATCGCGCGGATGGAAGAGCGGGCCGAGGCGATCGCGGCCGACATCACGGCCATGATGGGCAAGCCCCTGCGTCAAGCGCGTGGCGAGGTAGGCGGGATGGCCAAGCGAGCCCGGTACATGGCGAGCATCGCCGAGGCGTCGCTCGCAGACACGGTCTTGCCGCCCCAAGAGGGTTTCGAGCGGCGGATCGCGCGGGCCCCGCTGGGGGTCGTGTTCAACCTGCCCGCATGGAACTATCCGCTGCTCACAGCCGTGAACGTGGTGATCCCGGCCGTGCTCGCAGGAAACGCGGTGCTCCTGAAGCACTCGCCGCGGTCGCCGCTCTGCGGAGAGCACTTTGCCGACGCGCTGCGTGACGCGGGGGCGCCGGCCGGGCTCGTCCAGGCGCTGCACTGCGATCACGAGATGGCGGGGCGCATCGTGGCCGATCCACGCGTGGATCACGTAGCGTTCACAGGCTCGGTCGCGGGCGGGCACAAGGTGTACGCAGCGGCCGCGGCAGCGCGCTTCGTGGACGTGGGGCTCGAACTCGGCGGCAAGGACGCGGCGTACGTGGCAGCGGACGCCGACCTCGACAAGGCGATCGAGAACATCGTCGACGGCGCCTGTTACAACGCAGGCCAGAGCTGTTGCGCAGTCGAGCGCGCGTACGTGCACCGGAGCCTGTACGAGAAGTTCGTCGAGGGGTGTCTCGCGCTCATGAAAGCCTACCGTCTCGGCGATCCCACGGCCGCCGAGACGAACATGGGCCCGATCGCGCAGCCGCATCACCCAGCGTTCATCCAGGGGCAGATCGATCGCGCGGTCGCCGCAGGCGCGCGGGTTCTCTTGGGAGGCAAACGAACGCAGGTCGACGGGCGCGGGCGTTTCTTCGAGCCCACGCTGCTCGTCAACGTCGATCCACGCATGGACGTGATGCGGATCGAGACGTTCGGCCCCGTGCTCCCGATCATGTCCGTGGACTCGGACGAGGAGGCCGTGGCACTAGCGAACGACAGCGATCTCGGCCTAACAGCGAGCATCTGGACGCGAGACCGAGCACGCGCCGAGCACCTCGCGAAGCAGCTCGATGTCGGCACCGTCTACATGAACCAGTGCGACACGCTCGACCCAGCCCTGCCCTGGACCGGGGTGAAGGACAGCGGCAAGGGTTCGTCCTTATCCGCGCTTGGCTTTCTGCACCTGACGCGGCCGAAGGCGCTGAACTTCAAGCTTTGA
- a CDS encoding Stp1/IreP family PP2C-type Ser/Thr phosphatase, whose amino-acid sequence MRAVAAGLSDVGRQRHHNEDRFILLPEFNVFVVADGMGGHQSGEVASRMAASSIAKYFRNECKPDVTVGQRLRAAVLEANAKIFARADDSRLHRGMGTTVVAGAYAQDDRTFFVAHAGDSRCYRLRGDELKQLTRDHSLISDALLERPDLTELDLKYLPKNVITRALGISPTVDVDLRAERVEPHDVFVLCSDGLHGLVSDEEIALIVRESDILTEACTRLIDTANANGGRDNITVVLVRIEPDDPPWAGRRANYTRA is encoded by the coding sequence ATGCGAGCAGTCGCGGCAGGCCTATCCGACGTGGGCAGACAGCGGCACCACAACGAGGACCGCTTCATCCTTCTGCCGGAGTTCAACGTGTTCGTCGTGGCCGACGGCATGGGTGGACATCAGTCCGGCGAGGTGGCGAGCCGGATGGCCGCGAGTTCCATCGCCAAGTACTTCCGCAACGAGTGCAAGCCCGACGTAACCGTCGGCCAGCGCCTGCGCGCCGCCGTGCTCGAAGCGAACGCGAAGATCTTCGCCCGCGCTGACGACTCGCGCTTGCACCGCGGCATGGGCACGACCGTCGTCGCGGGCGCGTACGCGCAGGATGATCGCACCTTCTTCGTCGCGCACGCGGGCGACAGCCGCTGCTACCGCCTGCGCGGCGACGAGCTCAAGCAGCTCACGCGCGACCACTCGCTCATCTCGGACGCGCTGCTCGAGCGGCCCGATCTCACCGAGCTCGATCTCAAGTACCTGCCGAAGAACGTCATCACGCGCGCGCTCGGCATCAGCCCCACGGTCGACGTCGACCTGCGCGCCGAGCGCGTCGAGCCACACGACGTCTTCGTCCTCTGCTCGGACGGCTTGCACGGGCTCGTGTCCGATGAGGAGATCGCGCTCATCGTGCGCGAGAGCGACATCCTCACCGAGGCGTGCACGCGCCTCATCGACACGGCGAACGCGAACGGCGGACGAGACAACATCACGGTCGTGCTGGTCCGCATCGAGCCCGACGATCCGCCCTGGGCCGGCCGTCGCGCGAACTACACGCGCGCCTGA
- a CDS encoding DUF2169 family type VI secretion system accessory protein, whose amino-acid sequence MEIVRLCPFSVATVVWEERPGGYRLTIGVKATFTLVHGETALLAPKQDTAHGDISWDHNPQAALFAPSDFVPYKPKIDVAFSGRAFAPGGMPTEILTPRLRVGHFDKSLRVCGPRVWMPGHTGSLRPSAPERFSAIPLRYELAAMQGENMSGIPSGAGSAGWPLPRIETSETCPPNATPGFGPLPIRWRAEHRGAPDDAVMFARRIRSEHAPAPASLPFSLFNCAPSEQQIDELEPAPNIVLEHLTRKAPRLESRLPNIRPRVFYAHQGSARPFEVDVRLDTIWIDGVRLVAVLSWRGSTPVSEPDEHALGRIIVASESPEMTVSLEDVESPPIAPEDSSPRPILPRPFEGEIAEDEGYTLLPSAPVQPTPEEPTPLPVEPLALGGSLPARPRDSSVPIPPSGERLIEDRASSRFVVDAAFPGPSQLVERAARAEVEDERPAQVEASWETDVWPGDAAAMRLPPPPTPTSVPQGEQARGEEEEDPADRAPATARTGTTSPPPAESFGVITERDSVAPPTLVPSTRKTGTLAPPPTLPGGAVAASARLLDAPPTTQRAPGLLSWSEPKGYMPVAGAASTTTTSPVSPAENAAFFTASAAASSGPALPSAPATPSPKPSVVSVETPRPSGAGRKPSTSSMASPLLMTADLPLELCACVAARIDRRPEDRARILSEMGLSEPRWVSTERTWVGAIRAETEQGRSELRLAYDRAYVQQLEIERGALEIADYARLMFSVEHSDADVVLAELGLARTCLVRIERVWQERMEADPAFRARVREALASARRAYARVSPDGRGGATYAEAATPSRPRSSDR is encoded by the coding sequence TTGGAGATCGTCCGACTCTGCCCATTCAGCGTCGCCACCGTGGTGTGGGAAGAGCGCCCCGGCGGCTATCGCCTCACGATCGGGGTGAAGGCGACGTTCACGCTGGTCCACGGCGAGACGGCGCTCCTCGCGCCGAAGCAGGACACGGCCCACGGCGATATCTCCTGGGATCACAACCCGCAAGCGGCGCTCTTCGCGCCGAGTGACTTCGTCCCGTACAAGCCGAAGATCGACGTCGCGTTCTCGGGCCGCGCGTTCGCTCCCGGCGGCATGCCGACCGAGATTCTTACGCCGCGCCTCCGCGTGGGCCATTTCGACAAGTCGCTGCGCGTCTGTGGGCCACGCGTGTGGATGCCGGGTCATACGGGCAGCCTGCGTCCGAGCGCGCCGGAGCGTTTTTCCGCGATCCCGCTCCGCTACGAGCTCGCCGCGATGCAAGGCGAGAACATGAGCGGCATCCCCTCGGGCGCCGGGAGCGCAGGCTGGCCCTTGCCGCGCATCGAGACGAGCGAGACGTGCCCGCCGAACGCGACGCCGGGCTTTGGCCCGCTGCCGATCCGCTGGCGCGCCGAGCACCGCGGCGCCCCGGACGACGCCGTCATGTTCGCGCGCCGCATCCGCTCCGAGCACGCCCCAGCCCCCGCGTCGCTTCCCTTCTCGCTCTTCAACTGCGCGCCGAGCGAGCAACAGATCGACGAGCTGGAGCCCGCGCCGAACATCGTGCTCGAGCACCTGACCCGCAAGGCGCCGCGCCTCGAGTCGCGTCTGCCGAACATCCGCCCGCGCGTGTTTTACGCGCACCAGGGTTCGGCGCGGCCTTTCGAGGTCGACGTGCGTCTCGACACGATCTGGATCGACGGCGTGCGCCTCGTGGCCGTGCTTTCCTGGCGCGGGTCGACGCCGGTGTCCGAGCCCGACGAGCACGCGCTCGGCCGGATCATCGTGGCCTCCGAGAGCCCCGAGATGACGGTGAGCCTCGAAGACGTGGAGTCGCCTCCCATCGCGCCCGAGGATTCGAGCCCGCGGCCGATCCTCCCGCGCCCCTTCGAAGGCGAAATCGCGGAAGACGAGGGGTACACGCTCCTGCCGTCGGCCCCCGTGCAGCCCACGCCGGAGGAGCCGACTCCGCTGCCCGTCGAGCCACTCGCGCTGGGCGGGAGCCTGCCCGCGCGGCCGCGCGACAGCTCGGTGCCGATTCCGCCGTCGGGCGAGCGCCTCATCGAGGATCGCGCGTCGTCGCGGTTCGTCGTGGACGCGGCCTTCCCCGGGCCGAGCCAGCTCGTCGAGCGCGCAGCACGCGCGGAGGTCGAGGACGAGAGGCCCGCGCAGGTCGAGGCTTCGTGGGAGACGGACGTTTGGCCCGGCGACGCGGCCGCGATGCGGCTGCCGCCCCCGCCCACGCCGACGAGCGTGCCGCAGGGCGAGCAAGCACGAGGCGAAGAGGAAGAAGATCCGGCCGACCGCGCACCCGCGACCGCGCGCACGGGCACGACGAGCCCGCCGCCGGCCGAGAGCTTCGGCGTGATCACGGAGCGCGATTCGGTCGCGCCGCCGACGCTGGTGCCAAGCACGCGCAAGACGGGGACGCTCGCGCCGCCTCCCACGTTGCCCGGCGGGGCCGTCGCCGCGAGCGCGCGCCTGCTCGACGCCCCGCCCACGACGCAGCGCGCACCGGGGCTTTTGTCGTGGTCCGAGCCGAAGGGCTACATGCCCGTCGCGGGGGCCGCCTCCACGACGACCACGTCGCCCGTCTCGCCGGCAGAGAACGCAGCCTTCTTCACGGCGTCGGCCGCGGCGTCGTCGGGCCCCGCCCTGCCCTCCGCGCCAGCCACACCGTCGCCGAAGCCTTCGGTCGTGTCGGTCGAGACCCCGCGCCCGTCCGGCGCCGGTCGCAAGCCCTCGACGTCGAGCATGGCCTCGCCGCTGCTGATGACCGCGGACCTGCCGCTCGAGCTCTGCGCATGCGTGGCCGCACGCATCGATCGCCGCCCCGAGGACCGCGCGCGCATCCTGTCGGAGATGGGTTTGTCCGAGCCGCGCTGGGTGTCAACCGAGCGGACGTGGGTGGGCGCGATCCGCGCCGAGACCGAGCAAGGGCGAAGCGAGCTCCGGCTCGCCTACGATCGAGCGTACGTGCAGCAGCTCGAGATCGAGCGAGGCGCGCTGGAGATCGCCGACTACGCTCGGCTGATGTTCTCGGTGGAGCACAGCGACGCCGACGTGGTGCTCGCGGAGCTCGGCCTCGCGCGCACCTGCCTCGTGCGGATCGAGCGCGTCTGGCAGGAGCGCATGGAGGCCGATCCTGCCTTCCGCGCGCGGGTGCGGGAAGCGCTCGCCTCGGCACGCAGGGCGTACGCGCGGGTGAGCCCCGATGGTCGCGGCGGCGCGACCTACGCCGAGGCAGCCACGCCCTCGCGGCCACGATCGAGTGATCGATAA
- a CDS encoding glycosyltransferase family protein, producing the protein MKILYGVVGEGMGHAMRSRVVLEHLVGQGHEIEIMASGRAAEFLTKRFEGVNKIHGFHMIYEENRVRRGKTLFSNVAQGAAGLPKNIAAYFELIQAFRPEVVISDFESWTYLFAKTHGLPILSIDNMQIINRCTHGPDIIRGDEADFTVTRLFIKGKLPFCDHYLVTSFFRPPIRKPRTTLYPPILRPEILRANRRAGEHLLVYQTAEGNDALADTLRKTGLECRIYGMRRGIQEEQVEGNLRYRPFSEDGFIDDLASARAVIAGGGFTLMGEAVYLHKPMLAVPIRHQFEQVLNARYLEREGFGRSADSLADPATILDFVKVVPECAEKLAAYAQNGNQDLFDGIDALLDRAAAGVLS; encoded by the coding sequence ATGAAGATCCTCTACGGGGTGGTTGGCGAGGGCATGGGGCACGCGATGCGGTCGCGCGTGGTGCTCGAGCACCTGGTCGGCCAGGGGCACGAGATCGAGATCATGGCCTCGGGCCGGGCCGCCGAGTTCCTCACGAAGCGGTTCGAAGGCGTGAACAAGATTCACGGCTTCCACATGATCTACGAGGAAAACCGCGTTCGTCGGGGCAAGACGTTGTTCTCGAACGTCGCGCAGGGCGCGGCGGGGCTGCCCAAGAACATCGCGGCCTACTTCGAGCTCATCCAGGCGTTTCGCCCCGAGGTGGTGATCAGCGATTTCGAGTCGTGGACCTACCTGTTCGCGAAGACGCATGGACTGCCCATCCTGTCCATCGACAACATGCAGATCATCAACCGGTGCACGCACGGGCCCGACATCATCCGCGGAGACGAGGCGGACTTTACCGTGACGCGCCTGTTCATCAAAGGAAAACTCCCGTTCTGCGACCATTACCTCGTCACGAGCTTCTTCCGCCCCCCGATCCGCAAGCCCCGCACGACGCTCTACCCGCCCATCCTGCGGCCCGAGATCCTGCGCGCGAACCGGCGCGCGGGCGAGCACCTGCTCGTCTACCAGACCGCCGAGGGCAACGACGCGCTCGCCGATACGCTGCGGAAGACCGGGCTCGAATGCCGCATCTATGGCATGCGCCGCGGCATCCAGGAGGAGCAGGTCGAGGGCAATCTGCGGTATCGGCCTTTCAGCGAGGACGGGTTCATCGACGATCTCGCCTCGGCCCGCGCCGTCATCGCGGGCGGCGGCTTCACGCTCATGGGCGAGGCCGTGTACCTGCACAAACCCATGCTCGCCGTCCCCATCCGCCACCAGTTCGAGCAGGTCCTGAACGCGCGATACTTGGAGCGCGAAGGGTTTGGCCGATCGGCAGACTCGCTCGCCGATCCGGCCACGATCCTCGATTTCGTGAAGGTCGTGCCCGAATGCGCGGAGAAGCTCGCGGCGTATGCGCAGAACGGGAACCAGGATCTCTTCGACGGCATCGACGCGCTGCTCGATCGGGCTGCCGCGGGCGTGCTCTCCTGA
- the def gene encoding peptide deformylase translates to MSKPRIVQAGSPVLRAAAAPVARDQITSRDTRLLVKKMVETMRQAPGVGLAAPQIGVSLQVIVLEDDNTRMARLTKEQREERGRAPFPLTVVFNPELRVIGDEKATYFEGCLSVAGYMALVERHFAVEVTGLDEKGEPLRWEARGWPARILQHEVDHLRGVLYVDRMITRTLACNDEMGARWLEAPVAEVKKVFGVE, encoded by the coding sequence ATGTCGAAGCCCAGGATCGTACAAGCCGGTAGCCCCGTCCTCCGCGCCGCCGCCGCCCCCGTCGCGAGGGATCAGATCACGAGCCGCGACACCCGCCTGCTCGTGAAAAAGATGGTCGAGACGATGCGCCAGGCGCCCGGCGTGGGCCTCGCCGCCCCGCAGATCGGCGTGAGCCTCCAGGTGATCGTGCTCGAGGACGACAACACCCGCATGGCGCGCCTCACGAAAGAGCAACGCGAAGAGCGCGGCCGCGCCCCGTTCCCGCTGACCGTCGTCTTCAATCCCGAGCTCCGCGTGATCGGCGATGAAAAAGCGACCTACTTCGAGGGATGTCTGTCCGTCGCGGGGTACATGGCGCTCGTCGAGCGGCATTTTGCCGTGGAGGTGACGGGCCTCGACGAGAAAGGCGAGCCGCTCCGCTGGGAGGCGAGGGGCTGGCCCGCGCGCATCCTCCAGCACGAGGTGGATCACCTGCGCGGCGTGCTCTACGTGGATCGCATGATCACGCGGACGCTCGCGTGCAACGACGAGATGGGCGCGCGCTGGCTCGAAGCGCCCGTCGCGGAGGTGAAGAAGGTGTTTGGCGTGGAGTGA